The sequence GAATCAGCGTGGCAATCGCGTCACGTCCCTGCATGCGGCTCTCCGTTGGCACTGCGCTCCTGCGCTGGCTCGCGCGACACCAGCAACGCCAGGATGAAATTGAACAGCACGCCCAGTGCCACCGTGCTGCCGATCGCACGCAATACCGGAATACTGGAAGCGGCCAGCAGCGCGAACACCAGCAATGTCATCAGGCTGCACACGATCAACGCATGCAGCGTGCGCAGCTGATCGGCGTGATCGTCGCCGGCGTGATCGAAGAACAATGCGTAATCCAGGCCCAGGCCCGCGGCCAGAATCAGCGCGATCAAATGGAACAGATTGAGCTCCACGCCGATGCCGCGCAGGATTGCCAGGATCAGCACGGTGGTCAGCGCCATCGGCAACAACACGCGCACGATACGGCGCGGGCTGCGCAATGCGATCGCCACCGTCACTGCAAGCAGCAACGCCGCTACACCGAGGGCCCCCAGCACCCGGCCGCGGTAGGCGGCCACCAGCGATTCGGATGCGTCCTTGAGGTCTAGCAATTGCGCATCGCTGCCCTGCAACGCCGCCGCCAACACGGCCGGATCATGCATGCCTGTGAGTGACACCAGAGCGGTTGTACGATCGCCGCGCCCCAGCAGCAAGCCACCCACCGAGGTGGCCAGCGGCGAGCCGGTCAGATCCTTCGGCAGCAGCGGCGGTGCGCGCTTGGCGGCCTCCAGATCCTGCAGGAATGGCGCAAATGCATCGCTACGGAATGGCGTGGCCGCCACCGCGCGCTCGGTCAGCGCGCGCGCCTGCGCCGCATCCGGCAATGCCGCCTGACGCGCCTGTTGGGTCTTGGCACTGGGCAGATACCGCGCGGCCATGTCGTAGCCGGCCAGGGCGCCGTCGCGTACCAGCGCATCCAGCCGTGGCCGCAGCTGCTCGCTGGCCTGCAGCGCGGCCTCATCGTTGGCCGCAGACAGCGCGAGCACGTAGCGCACATCGGGCGCGCCGAGTTCCTGACGCAAGTGGGTGTCCTGCGCCAATGCCTTGGGCGGCACCGGGGTGAGTTTGGACAGGTCGTTCTGCCAGAACTGGCCGGGCGCGAACGCGATCACCGCACTACCGATCACCGCGATCACCGCCAGGCTGATGCGTGGCCGCGGCAAACGCGCGATGCCACGCCACAGCCCTGCCAACAGGCGCGAGTCGGCATAGTCGCGCGGGGCCGGGTCGATCAGCCATGGCAATAGCCAACGCGTGGTCACTGCCGCAGTGGCCAGACCTGCGATGGTGAACACCGCCAGTTGGCGCAAGCCATCCACGCCGGAAAACAGAAAAGTCACATACGCAATGCAGGTGGACACCACGCCAGTCGCCAGCGTCGGCCACAAATGCCGCGCGTTGTCGCGTGGATCCAGCCCGGGGCGCTGATGGCTGAACAAGTGGATCGGGTAATCCTGCACCACGCCGATCAACGTGAAGCCGAACGCCACGGTGATGCCGTGCACGCCATCGAACAGCAGCGCCACCGCGCCCAGTCCGGCGAGGCCGGCACTGGCCAGCGGCAATACGCCCAGCACCGGGATCTTCCAGCTGCGGTAGGCGATCATCAACAACAGCACCAGACCCACCGTATCCAGCGTGCCGATCCATTGCGACTCGCCCTGGGTGCGCGCGGTGATCTCCACCGCGAATGCACCTGGGCCAGTCAAGGTCAGCTGCGTCGTGGTGCCCTTGCTGACCTTCGCAAATGCCGCCCGCACCGCATCGTAGGCCAGTTGCTGGCCGGTGGGATCGAAGCCGGCCGCATGCGTCTGCACGATCAACAGGGCCGAGGTGCCGGCGCGATCGAACCACACCCCATTGCGCGTTTGCGGTGCGGCCGCCGGCTGAAGGGTCTCGGCCAGGTGTAGCACTTCCAGCGTCGGGTCGCGCGGCAGCAGCGGCTCCACCATCGCCGCTGCCGGCGAGCCCAGATCCTGCACGCGTGACTGCAGCGCCGCTTCGAGCATCGCCGCGTCCAGCGGTGCGGTGTCGAAGCTGTCGCTGAGCAGGTAGCGATACGGCAGCAAGCGCTCCGGAATTGCCTCCAACCCCGCAGTGCCACCATTGCCGACCAGCTCGAACAGCGCCGGCTGCGCGGCCAATGCATGGTGCAACCGCTGCGATTGCTCGGCCAGGGTGGCCGGGTCGCTATTGGACAAGGCCATCAGCAACAGCCGCGAACCCGGGCCTTCGCCCAGTTCTTCGATCAACAATTTTTGCGCCGGCGTGCGCGGGGCGGGCATGAATTTTCGTAGATCGCCCGTGACCTTGAGCGTCTCGCTCAACCAGAGCCCGGCCACCACCAGCACTGCCAGCCACAGCAAAGCCAGGCCAATGCGACGGTTTGCGTTCAATTCAAACGACATGCAACCGCCTCACTGCAACGGACGACGTCGAAGCCGTGAACGGTATCGGCTAGTGGTGCTACGACACCTTGTTCGCAAGCACACGACCTGGTGTTTTCGACGACGGCTGGCGCGACCTGCCCGTGCGTGGTCACGCGCCCGAACCGTGGCAGAGCGTGGTCAGCGCTGCGGCATCGCTGACGCTGGCTGCCGCACGTGCCGCACCGGCCAGCAGCGTCCGTTGCACATCGCCCTTGGCGGGGATGCTTTCGATGCAGCGCAGCTCATCGTTGCTACCGTACAGACGCAGTTCGCGCACTTGCTTGGCGACTGCGGCGTCTTTGGGCTGCAAGGTCAGTTGCCAGATCTGCGCTGTGCCTTGCCCGCTGAGACGATACTGCTGTTCCAGCAACGCGCGATCACCCGACAGCAGCGCGCCGAAGCCCGACTTCAACCCAGCCAGTTCGGGTACACGGCTCAACGAAAACTTGCGCGGCTGTTTGCCCTCGCGTTCGAGCACGCCTTCGTCGCCCCGCAAGGTGGTGGTCTCGCGATACGGCGCGCTGACTTCCCGCACCAGGGTCTGCGCATCCGGGCGACGGTAGTGGCCCTGCACGCGCAACGGCGTTTTCAGCAAAGCCGAGCCACGCAGTTCGATGAACTCGGTACTGACCGGTGCGGGACGTGCCAGGCGCTGCAGCACCTGCCCAACATCCAGGGCCTCAGGCGGTGCGGCGCATAGCGGTGCGGCGCTGAACAGCAGTATCAGCATCCACGGCAGGGTGCGGCGCATCGGCATGGTGTGTGTTCCAGAAATCGTAGAAGTTGAACCAGTTGTAAGGCGCATAGCGTGTGTAATGTTCCAGCCTGGCGGCGTAATCGCGCATGAGTACTGCCAGCACAGGCGCACGTTGCCGGCGCGGCACATCCAGACCTTCACTGAAGGTCTCGAACGCCAGCTCGTAATGGTTGCCGCCGCGATACAGGCCGAAGGCCAGCACCACCGGCACCTTGAGCGCGGCGGCGATCAACCACGGCGAGGTCGGGAACATCGCGTTGCGGCCAAGGAACATCGCCGGCAGCGCCGGGTCGCCTTCGCGCGGGCGATCGATCAGCAGCGCCACCAGCGCACCGGCGTCGGTGGCGTCCTTGATCGCCATGACGATCGAGGTTGCGTCCATGCCTGCATCGATGATGTTGGCGGCCAGCTGCGGGTTGAGCGCGCCCAGCAGGTCGGTCATCGCGCGGTTATGCGCCTTGTCCAGCACCACCTTGACCTGCACGTCCGGGCGCTCCGTGGCCAGCACGCGCAGCGCATCGAAACTACCCAGGTGCGATCCGAAGATCAGCACGCCGCGGCCGCGGTCCATCTGCGTGTGCAGTTGATCCAGCCCGGTGATGTCGACGCGGAAGCGCTGCATCTGCCCGCACAACATGTAGACGCGGTCCAGGATGGTCGACGCAAAGGTGTGGATATGCCGCGCCACATCGCGCAGCGTGGCCGGGCGGCCCAGCACGCGCGCCAGATAGGCACGCGAAGCGGCGCGCTCGGGCGCACGCACCAGCAAAAAGTACAGCGTGATCGGGTACAGCAGCGCGCGCCCCACCGCACGCCCGGCATGCCGGGCGATGCCGCGGATCAACCACAACGCAAAGCGCCCGCCACCTTCCGGACGCTGCTTCCAATGCTTGCTCATGCCGCCGCCTCCGCCACCAGTTCGCCGCTGACCAGCAGTGCATCGTCACGCTGCACGCGGAAGCGCCAACGCGGGCCTTCGCCTTCCAGCAGGATCGACGCGGTCTGCCCGGGCAGTAACGGCTGCACGAACTTCACCTGCGGCAGCCGTGCCGCGGCGCGTGGGCCATGCAGCGCCTCCACCGCCTGCAGCACATGGTCGAGCACGACCACGCCAGGCACTACGGGACGACCCGGAAAATGCCCGGGCAGGCAGGGATGATCATGCGGTACGACGAAATCCATAAGCGCGGAACTCAGATCCTGGGTTGAAGCATTGCAGCCACGGCCTTGTGTGCCTGCTCGGTCAATTGTTGGCGATCCGGCGCATCCGGCCCGGTGACCGCGATCGGCTCGCCGATACGCACGCGGATGATGCCGGGACGCACCCTGAACACACCATCCACCGGCAGCACCTTGCCACACCCGTCCAGCGCCACCGGAACCACCTGCACGCCAGCATCGATAGCGGCCTGCAGTAGCCCGGCCTTGAATGGCAATAACGCGCCGCTGCGGCTACGGGTGCCTTCGGGAAACAGACACAACTGTTTGCCCTCGCGCAGCAGCGCGGCCGCCTGACGGCGGACCAGTGCGCCGGCGCGCCGGCTGTCGCGGTCCAGAAACAGCATGCCGGTGGCGCGCGCATACCAGTTCACGAACGGCACCTTGAGCATTTCTTCCTTGAGCAGGAACCGCAGCGGAATCGG comes from Xanthomonas vesicatoria ATCC 35937 and encodes:
- a CDS encoding MMPL family transporter, encoding MSFELNANRRIGLALLWLAVLVVAGLWLSETLKVTGDLRKFMPAPRTPAQKLLIEELGEGPGSRLLLMALSNSDPATLAEQSQRLHHALAAQPALFELVGNGGTAGLEAIPERLLPYRYLLSDSFDTAPLDAAMLEAALQSRVQDLGSPAAAMVEPLLPRDPTLEVLHLAETLQPAAAPQTRNGVWFDRAGTSALLIVQTHAAGFDPTGQQLAYDAVRAAFAKVSKGTTTQLTLTGPGAFAVEITARTQGESQWIGTLDTVGLVLLLMIAYRSWKIPVLGVLPLASAGLAGLGAVALLFDGVHGITVAFGFTLIGVVQDYPIHLFSHQRPGLDPRDNARHLWPTLATGVVSTCIAYVTFLFSGVDGLRQLAVFTIAGLATAAVTTRWLLPWLIDPAPRDYADSRLLAGLWRGIARLPRPRISLAVIAVIGSAVIAFAPGQFWQNDLSKLTPVPPKALAQDTHLRQELGAPDVRYVLALSAANDEAALQASEQLRPRLDALVRDGALAGYDMAARYLPSAKTQQARQAALPDAAQARALTERAVAATPFRSDAFAPFLQDLEAAKRAPPLLPKDLTGSPLATSVGGLLLGRGDRTTALVSLTGMHDPAVLAAALQGSDAQLLDLKDASESLVAAYRGRVLGALGVAALLLAVTVAIALRSPRRIVRVLLPMALTTVLILAILRGIGVELNLFHLIALILAAGLGLDYALFFDHAGDDHADQLRTLHALIVCSLMTLLVFALLAASSIPVLRAIGSTVALGVLFNFILALLVSREPAQERSANGEPHAGT
- a CDS encoding LolA-related protein; translation: MPMRRTLPWMLILLFSAAPLCAAPPEALDVGQVLQRLARPAPVSTEFIELRGSALLKTPLRVQGHYRRPDAQTLVREVSAPYRETTTLRGDEGVLEREGKQPRKFSLSRVPELAGLKSGFGALLSGDRALLEQQYRLSGQGTAQIWQLTLQPKDAAVAKQVRELRLYGSNDELRCIESIPAKGDVQRTLLAGAARAAASVSDAAALTTLCHGSGA
- a CDS encoding acyltransferase; translated protein: MSKHWKQRPEGGGRFALWLIRGIARHAGRAVGRALLYPITLYFLLVRAPERAASRAYLARVLGRPATLRDVARHIHTFASTILDRVYMLCGQMQRFRVDITGLDQLHTQMDRGRGVLIFGSHLGSFDALRVLATERPDVQVKVVLDKAHNRAMTDLLGALNPQLAANIIDAGMDATSIVMAIKDATDAGALVALLIDRPREGDPALPAMFLGRNAMFPTSPWLIAAALKVPVVLAFGLYRGGNHYELAFETFSEGLDVPRRQRAPVLAVLMRDYAARLEHYTRYAPYNWFNFYDFWNTHHADAPHPAVDADTAVQRRTAMRRTA
- a CDS encoding dehydratase, which encodes MDFVVPHDHPCLPGHFPGRPVVPGVVVLDHVLQAVEALHGPRAAARLPQVKFVQPLLPGQTASILLEGEGPRWRFRVQRDDALLVSGELVAEAAA
- a CDS encoding lysophospholipid acyltransferase family protein, with the translated sequence MPLARMPSRLAWGVFNLLQLAFTLTFTAGGIVYALALLAITRDADRLLRMGSWMWAPVLFRGAGAKVIVEGRERVDWSKNYLFVSNHQSIIDICALFYALPIPLRFLLKEEMLKVPFVNWYARATGMLFLDRDSRRAGALVRRQAAALLREGKQLCLFPEGTRSRSGALLPFKAGLLQAAIDAGVQVVPVALDGCGKVLPVDGVFRVRPGIIRVRIGEPIAVTGPDAPDRQQLTEQAHKAVAAMLQPRI